A genomic segment from Sulfuritalea hydrogenivorans sk43H encodes:
- a CDS encoding GGDEF domain-containing protein, producing the protein MLNLDPRTIIVLAGVMGALMAVVLFFLRRNYPPSIKGLAEWTAAPIIIFVSTLLIGARGVIPDFLSVVAANLILLAGQVLFYFGSQRFLGVSPSFRFWGALIVVAAPVLVWYTHVEPSYAMRLLLIALLLILLSTSHAWLLLRKGIRSFATYLTAAALLLQTVVQALRFISAIGMPADNALFILSPAQTFYVATYTFSMLMVTIGAVLMATEKLRAELEHLATHDSLTGALNRRALMEACATELARCRRNQQVMSLLLIDLDHFKAINDNHGHLTGDRVLVDFVARIIPLLRQPDRVGRFGGEEFVVLLPETSLDQARVVAERIRAAVESGAAALPACTASIGVTVSLSDDANLDGILARADAALYQAKERGRNRVEVIALPAP; encoded by the coding sequence ATGTTGAATCTTGACCCCCGTACCATCATTGTCCTGGCCGGAGTGATGGGTGCGTTGATGGCGGTGGTGCTGTTCTTCCTGCGCCGCAACTATCCGCCATCGATCAAGGGGCTGGCGGAGTGGACCGCTGCCCCGATCATCATCTTTGTTTCCACGCTGCTCATCGGCGCGCGCGGCGTCATCCCTGACTTTTTATCGGTGGTTGCCGCCAACTTGATTTTGCTGGCCGGACAGGTGCTGTTCTATTTCGGCAGCCAGCGCTTTCTCGGCGTGTCGCCGTCGTTCCGGTTCTGGGGCGCTCTGATAGTCGTTGCGGCGCCGGTGCTGGTCTGGTACACGCATGTCGAGCCGAGTTACGCAATGCGCCTGCTGCTGATCGCCTTATTGCTGATTCTGCTTTCCACCAGCCATGCCTGGTTGCTGTTGCGAAAAGGCATCCGCAGTTTCGCCACGTATCTGACGGCCGCCGCGCTGCTGCTCCAGACCGTGGTGCAGGCACTACGTTTTATCTCCGCGATCGGCATGCCGGCGGACAACGCGCTCTTCATCCTCTCGCCGGCACAGACGTTCTATGTCGCCACGTATACCTTCTCCATGCTGATGGTCACCATTGGTGCGGTGTTGATGGCGACCGAAAAGCTGCGTGCCGAACTCGAACATCTGGCCACTCACGATTCATTGACCGGCGCCCTCAATCGACGCGCCCTGATGGAAGCCTGTGCGACGGAACTGGCGCGCTGCCGGCGCAACCAGCAGGTCATGTCGCTGCTGCTGATCGACCTCGACCACTTCAAGGCCATCAACGATAACCACGGCCATCTCACGGGCGACCGCGTGCTCGTCGATTTTGTCGCTCGCATCATCCCGCTGCTGCGACAGCCTGACCGCGTGGGCCGATTCGGCGGCGAGGAGTTTGTCGTGCTGCTGCCGGAAACCTCCCTCGACCAGGCTCGCGTCGTGGCGGAGCGGATTCGTGCCGCGGTCGAATCCGGCGCCGCTGCACTGCCTGCCTGCACCGCCAGCATCGGCGTGACGGTGAGCCTTTCCGACGATGCGAATCTTGACGGGATTCTCGCCCGCGCCGATGCGGCCTTGTACCAGGCCAAGGAGCGCGGCCGCAATCGGGTCGAGGTGATCGCCCTGCCTGCGCCGTGA
- a CDS encoding NnrS family protein, translating into MKFSRHPLWLVGFRPFFALACLSGLSLPLLWVLIYLGILPAPLSRIAPVQWHAHEMFFGFGWAVLGGFLLTSTKNWVQIRGYHGAALMFLVAAWLFERMGMWFGGLWPAWLFEFSNMLFLAAIVAMLMWTLARYSKQDSYRDNWFFLLILPAFLIAKQSMLSTEHFQFGIVMATGLFRMAFLVMLERTLTQFMKGIFQVDILRNPALDKAIKLLALSLVGAGLMPPPLAGGISFLLALLLAGRLIFWKPQLAMRRLDLGIMYLGYGAIVLQLLVEFLAQVTPPSWVGAFSMHVFALGVMGLIIPAMLIRIAKGHTGRKVVFDRIDKLVLWIMIVAFVLRVIAPQIHPASYEFWILLAACGWFSGFAILAWRLIPFLLQARVDGKEH; encoded by the coding sequence GTGAAGTTTTCTCGGCACCCCCTGTGGCTGGTCGGATTCCGGCCGTTCTTCGCACTGGCCTGCCTGTCGGGGCTCAGCCTGCCCTTGCTGTGGGTGCTGATTTATCTGGGCATCCTGCCTGCCCCCCTGTCGCGCATCGCCCCCGTGCAATGGCATGCCCACGAAATGTTCTTCGGTTTCGGCTGGGCGGTGCTCGGCGGCTTCCTGCTGACATCGACCAAGAACTGGGTGCAGATTCGCGGTTATCACGGCGCGGCCCTGATGTTCCTTGTTGCGGCCTGGCTGTTCGAACGCATGGGCATGTGGTTCGGCGGGCTCTGGCCGGCCTGGCTGTTCGAGTTCTCCAACATGCTGTTCCTGGCGGCCATCGTCGCCATGCTGATGTGGACGCTGGCGCGCTACAGCAAGCAGGACAGCTATCGCGACAACTGGTTTTTCCTGCTGATCCTTCCTGCTTTCCTGATCGCCAAGCAGTCGATGTTGAGCACCGAACATTTCCAGTTCGGCATCGTCATGGCCACCGGCCTGTTCCGCATGGCCTTCCTGGTGATGCTGGAACGCACCCTGACGCAGTTCATGAAGGGCATTTTCCAGGTCGACATCCTGCGCAATCCGGCGCTGGACAAGGCCATCAAGCTGCTGGCCCTGTCGCTGGTCGGCGCCGGCCTGATGCCGCCGCCGCTGGCGGGCGGCATCTCGTTCTTGCTGGCACTGCTGCTCGCGGGCCGGCTGATTTTCTGGAAGCCGCAGTTGGCGATGCGGCGGCTCGATCTGGGCATCATGTACCTGGGTTACGGCGCCATCGTGCTGCAACTGCTGGTCGAATTTCTGGCTCAGGTGACGCCGCCGTCATGGGTCGGCGCCTTCTCGATGCATGTCTTTGCGCTGGGAGTCATGGGCCTGATCATTCCGGCGATGCTGATCCGGATCGCGAAGGGACACACCGGCAGGAAGGTGGTGTTCGATCGCATCGACAAGCTGGTGCTGTGGATCATGATCGTCGCCTTCGTGCTGCGCGTCATCGCGCCGCAGATCCATCCCGCCAGCTACGAATTCTGGATTCTGCTCGCTGCCTGCGGCTGGTTCTCGGGTTTTGCGATCCTCGCGTGGCGGCTGATTCCATTCCTGCTGCAAGCACGGGTGGACGGCAAGGAACACTAG